Proteins encoded within one genomic window of Actinoplanes octamycinicus:
- a CDS encoding ABC transporter permease, whose product MRRSLRLLARPEAGALAAALVIFVFFLVVAPSFRSMAAFCTVLYQSSTIGIVAVGVGLLMIGGEFDLSAGVITISAGLVNSMFCWYLGVNLWAGALLSLAFCLLVGFLNGWLVMRTGIPSFLVTLGTFFVLQGANLGVTKLVTGSVSSRDISAIDGFTSLQKVFAWSFPLGAATVWITVLWWALFVALAAWTLQRARIGNWIYAVGGAADSARAVGVPVVRTKIGLFMTVSFLGWFVGMHLLYRFNTLQAGNGVGNEFLYIIAAVVGGTLLTGGFGNAFGVAIGAFIFGTTSLGIVYAGWDPNWFKAFLGVMLLLAVLVNTYVRRLSSAPAPAAPAAGPPVPVPAASGKEG is encoded by the coding sequence GTGAGGCGGTCGCTCCGGCTGCTGGCGCGCCCCGAGGCGGGCGCGCTCGCGGCAGCCCTGGTGATCTTCGTGTTCTTCCTGGTGGTGGCGCCGTCGTTCCGCTCGATGGCGGCGTTCTGCACGGTGCTGTACCAGTCGTCGACGATCGGCATCGTCGCGGTCGGCGTCGGCCTGCTGATGATCGGCGGCGAGTTCGACCTGTCGGCCGGCGTGATCACCATCAGCGCCGGGCTGGTGAACTCGATGTTCTGCTGGTACCTGGGCGTCAACCTGTGGGCCGGCGCGCTCCTGTCGCTGGCGTTCTGCCTGCTGGTCGGCTTCCTCAACGGATGGCTGGTGATGCGCACCGGGATACCCAGTTTCCTGGTCACGCTGGGCACCTTCTTCGTCCTGCAGGGTGCCAACCTCGGGGTGACCAAGCTGGTCACCGGGTCGGTGTCGAGCCGCGACATCAGCGCGATCGACGGGTTCACCTCGCTGCAGAAGGTCTTCGCCTGGAGCTTCCCGCTCGGCGCGGCGACCGTCTGGATCACCGTGCTGTGGTGGGCGCTCTTCGTCGCGCTGGCCGCCTGGACCCTGCAGCGCGCCCGGATCGGCAACTGGATCTACGCGGTCGGCGGCGCGGCGGACAGCGCCCGCGCGGTCGGCGTGCCGGTGGTCCGCACCAAGATCGGGCTGTTCATGACGGTGTCGTTCCTCGGCTGGTTCGTCGGCATGCACCTGCTCTACCGGTTCAACACGCTGCAGGCCGGCAACGGCGTGGGCAACGAGTTCCTCTACATCATCGCCGCGGTGGTCGGCGGCACGCTGCTCACCGGCGGGTTCGGCAACGCCTTCGGCGTCGCGATCGGAGCGTTCATCTTCGGTACGACCAGTCTGGGCATCGTCTACGCGGGGTGGGACCCGAACTGGTTCAAGGCCTTCCTCGGCGTCATGCTGCTGCTGGCCGTGCTGGTCAACACGTACGTCAGGCGGCTGTCCTCGGCGCCGGCCCCGGCCGCCCCGGCGGCCGGCCCGCCCGTGCCGGTGCCGGCCGCGTCCGGGAAGGAGGGCTGA
- a CDS encoding sugar phosphate isomerase/epimerase family protein, with protein sequence MLRLGSCPDSWGVWYADDPAQTPWSRFLDELAEAGYRWLELGPYGYLPTDPARLADELAGRGLRCAAGTVGGVGGPHRDLPAVLAETRRVAELTRAAGGRDVVFVPVPGYRDDATGGYLEASTLSDTQWRDLLSHTDILGRMLAEEYGLSLRFHPHADYQVENQAQVERFLDGTDPRFVSLCLDVGHLAYRRADIIGLIQKYPSRIGYVHLKQMDPELALRAEAEDLAFAQAVRLGVSVAPPAGAPDMPAVLAALAALDTDLFCVVEQDMYPVDFDIPLPIAIHTRRYLEETGDFDT encoded by the coding sequence ATGCTGCGGCTGGGCAGCTGTCCCGACTCGTGGGGTGTCTGGTACGCCGACGACCCGGCGCAGACCCCGTGGTCCCGGTTCCTCGACGAGCTGGCCGAGGCCGGTTACCGCTGGCTGGAGCTCGGCCCCTACGGCTATCTGCCGACCGATCCGGCGCGGCTGGCCGACGAGCTGGCCGGGCGCGGGCTGCGGTGTGCGGCCGGGACGGTCGGCGGGGTGGGCGGACCGCACCGCGACCTTCCCGCCGTGCTGGCGGAGACCCGGCGCGTCGCTGAGCTGACCCGCGCCGCCGGTGGCCGCGACGTGGTGTTCGTGCCGGTGCCCGGTTACCGGGACGACGCGACCGGCGGGTATCTGGAGGCGTCCACGCTGAGCGACACCCAGTGGCGCGACCTTCTGTCCCATACCGACATTCTGGGCCGGATGCTCGCCGAGGAGTACGGGCTCAGCCTGCGGTTCCATCCGCACGCGGACTACCAGGTGGAGAACCAGGCGCAGGTGGAGCGGTTCCTGGACGGGACCGATCCGCGCTTCGTGTCGTTGTGCCTGGACGTCGGGCACCTGGCGTATCGCCGCGCCGACATCATCGGACTCATCCAGAAATATCCATCGCGAATTGGATATGTCCATCTCAAGCAGATGGACCCGGAACTGGCCCTCCGTGCGGAAGCCGAAGATCTCGCCTTCGCTCAAGCCGTCCGGCTGGGGGTGAGCGTCGCGCCACCGGCCGGCGCACCCGACATGCCCGCGGTGCTGGCCGCCCTCGCCGCCCTGGACACCGACCTCTTCTGCGTGGTCGAGCAGGACATGTACCCGGTGGACTTCGACATCCCGTTGCCGATCGCGATCCATACCCGCAGATACCTCGAGGAGACAGGAGATTTCGACACATGA
- a CDS encoding APC family permease, translating to MSSTATQPAESQLSNALARDRLGVAAVVFFVMSAAAPLTVVAGVVPTGLAVTGLTGISVAFVAVAVVLAIFSVGYVAMARHISNAGAFYAYVARGLGRPTGVGASWVALLAYNMFQVASYGGFGAIAQPLFVDWFGLDAPWWSFALVAWALVAVLGVRDVAVNGKVLATLLVAEIALTVVFSVAEILSSGFHPSAAPVDVSTLTGAGSGALLVMAITGFVGFEQSVVFSEESRDPRRTVPRATYIAIALIAVLYAFASWAMISAAGPDQVVGKAAEEGPELFFNLAAGPLGSIALHLGHILFLTSLIAAMISFHNIISRYMFSLGREGVLPRLFGRTVPGTGAPKNGSLAQSTVGLLVIVLYAVMGWDPLVQLFFWGGTGGGLGVLLLITLTAFAVIGYFARHPEGEDVLHRIVAPVVGAVLLLVVSYLALDNIATLLGVEPGSKPAVVVPASFGVLLLGGMLWAFFLRGSRPQVYAGIGLGANSATTGGGFAAALNEGADPGAIR from the coding sequence GGAGAGCCAGCTCTCCAACGCCCTGGCCCGGGACCGCCTCGGCGTCGCCGCCGTGGTCTTCTTCGTGATGTCGGCAGCCGCCCCGCTCACCGTGGTCGCCGGGGTGGTGCCCACCGGTCTGGCGGTCACCGGCCTGACCGGCATCTCGGTCGCCTTCGTCGCGGTCGCGGTGGTGCTGGCGATCTTCTCGGTCGGCTACGTCGCGATGGCCCGGCACATCTCCAACGCCGGCGCCTTCTACGCCTACGTGGCCCGCGGCCTCGGCCGGCCCACCGGCGTCGGCGCCTCCTGGGTCGCCCTGCTCGCCTACAACATGTTCCAGGTCGCGTCGTACGGCGGCTTCGGCGCCATCGCTCAGCCGCTCTTCGTCGACTGGTTCGGCCTGGACGCCCCGTGGTGGTCGTTCGCCCTGGTGGCCTGGGCGCTGGTCGCCGTGCTCGGGGTCCGCGACGTCGCGGTCAACGGCAAGGTGCTGGCCACCCTGCTGGTCGCCGAGATCGCGCTGACCGTGGTCTTCAGCGTCGCCGAGATCCTCTCGTCCGGCTTCCACCCGTCGGCCGCCCCGGTCGACGTCTCCACGCTGACCGGTGCCGGCTCCGGCGCGCTGCTGGTCATGGCGATCACCGGCTTCGTCGGCTTCGAGCAGTCGGTGGTGTTCAGCGAGGAGTCGCGCGACCCGCGGCGGACCGTGCCCCGGGCCACCTACATCGCGATCGCGCTGATCGCGGTGCTCTACGCCTTCGCCTCCTGGGCGATGATCTCCGCGGCCGGCCCCGACCAGGTGGTCGGCAAGGCCGCCGAGGAGGGTCCCGAGCTCTTCTTCAACCTGGCCGCCGGCCCGCTCGGCAGCATCGCGCTGCACCTGGGCCACATCTTGTTCCTGACCTCGCTGATCGCCGCGATGATCTCGTTCCACAACATCATCTCGCGGTACATGTTCTCGCTGGGCCGGGAGGGCGTGCTGCCCCGCCTGTTCGGCCGGACCGTGCCGGGCACCGGCGCCCCGAAGAACGGCTCCCTCGCCCAGTCCACCGTCGGCCTGCTGGTCATCGTGCTCTACGCGGTGATGGGCTGGGACCCGCTGGTCCAGCTCTTCTTCTGGGGCGGCACCGGCGGTGGCCTCGGCGTGCTGCTGCTGATCACGCTGACCGCGTTCGCGGTGATCGGCTACTTCGCCCGCCACCCGGAGGGCGAGGACGTGCTGCACCGGATCGTCGCCCCGGTGGTCGGCGCGGTCCTCCTGCTGGTCGTCTCCTACCTGGCCCTGGACAACATCGCCACGCTGCTCGGCGTGGAGCCGGGCAGCAAGCCGGCCGTCGTGGTGCCGGCCTCCTTCGGGGTGCTGCTGCTCGGCGGCATGCTGTGGGCGTTCTTCCTGCGCGGCTCCCGCCCGCAGGTGTACGCCGGGATCGGCCTGGGCGCGAACAGCGCCACCACCGGCGGGGGCTTCGCCGCCGCGCTGAACGAGGGCGCCGACCCGGGGGCGATCCGATGA
- a CDS encoding GNAT family N-acetyltransferase — protein MTAVIRPARADELAAIGALISHSFDHLAADAYLVPVPADRERVMADFFTLETEYAFSHGKVEVIDHPDGGHAAAAVWFDRVTPLPEFPGYLERLTALAGDHLERFGALGELFEKNHPTEQHWHLQFLAVRPSEQGHGLGGALMRNVHDQLDARGLPAYLEATNENNVRLYRRYGYTGMDPFEIHLPDGTPFYRMWRPPS, from the coding sequence ATGACCGCCGTCATCCGGCCGGCCCGCGCCGACGAGCTCGCCGCGATCGGCGCGCTGATCTCGCACTCGTTCGACCACCTGGCCGCGGACGCGTACCTGGTGCCGGTCCCGGCGGACCGGGAGCGGGTGATGGCCGACTTCTTCACCCTGGAGACCGAGTACGCCTTCAGCCACGGCAAGGTGGAGGTGATCGACCACCCGGACGGCGGGCACGCGGCCGCCGCGGTCTGGTTCGACCGGGTCACCCCGCTGCCCGAGTTCCCCGGGTACCTGGAGCGGCTCACCGCGCTGGCCGGCGACCACCTGGAGCGGTTCGGCGCGCTGGGCGAGCTGTTCGAGAAGAACCACCCCACCGAGCAGCACTGGCACCTGCAGTTCCTCGCGGTCCGGCCGAGCGAGCAGGGGCACGGGCTGGGCGGCGCGCTGATGCGGAACGTGCACGACCAGCTGGACGCGCGGGGGCTGCCGGCCTACCTGGAGGCGACCAACGAGAACAACGTGCGGCTGTACCGCCGGTACGGCTACACCGGGATGGACCCGTTCGAGATCCATCTCCCGGACGGCACCCCGTTCTACCGGATGTGGCGCCCGCCGTCCTGA
- a CDS encoding sugar ABC transporter substrate-binding protein translates to MRPFLAAAAVAVLSLAACSSGGRDDGKADSDSGGGNAAGSSGYTVAFVTHETPGDTFWDKVRAGAEQAAKDTGVTLKYSNDPDAAKQAQLIQSAVDAKVSGIATTLVTPDALAGAVKSAGTAGIPVVGLNAGIDQYQKLGALMYFGSDESLAGTSVGKRIAAQGVKHPLCVIHQTGSVALEARCAGVKSAVPGTENIQVNGADDSAVTTTLQAKLAQDKSIDYVVALNAQVALDAINAKQQSSSTAKVSTFDLNPEIAKRIKDGQVEFAIDQQPYVQGYLAVSSLYLYLKNGNDIGGGKPVLTGPSFVDSANIEKILPFTEKNTR, encoded by the coding sequence ATGAGGCCATTTCTCGCCGCGGCCGCCGTGGCAGTCCTCTCCCTCGCCGCGTGCAGCAGCGGCGGTCGCGACGACGGCAAGGCCGACAGTGACAGCGGTGGCGGCAACGCCGCCGGCAGCTCCGGTTACACGGTCGCCTTCGTGACCCACGAGACGCCCGGGGACACCTTCTGGGACAAGGTCCGGGCCGGCGCCGAGCAGGCCGCCAAGGACACCGGCGTGACGCTGAAGTACTCCAACGACCCGGACGCCGCCAAACAGGCCCAGCTGATCCAGAGCGCGGTCGACGCCAAGGTCAGCGGGATCGCCACCACCCTGGTCACCCCGGACGCCCTGGCCGGCGCGGTCAAGTCGGCCGGCACCGCGGGCATCCCGGTGGTCGGCCTGAACGCCGGCATCGACCAGTACCAGAAGCTCGGCGCGCTGATGTACTTCGGCTCCGACGAGTCGCTGGCCGGCACCAGTGTCGGCAAGCGGATCGCCGCCCAGGGCGTCAAACACCCGCTCTGCGTGATCCACCAGACCGGCTCGGTGGCCCTGGAGGCCCGCTGCGCCGGCGTCAAGAGCGCCGTCCCGGGCACCGAGAACATCCAGGTGAACGGGGCCGACGACAGCGCCGTGACGACCACCCTGCAGGCCAAGCTGGCGCAGGACAAGTCGATCGACTACGTGGTCGCGCTGAACGCCCAGGTCGCTCTGGACGCGATCAACGCCAAGCAGCAGTCGTCGTCCACGGCCAAGGTGTCCACCTTCGACCTGAACCCGGAGATCGCCAAGCGGATCAAGGACGGCCAGGTCGAGTTCGCCATCGACCAGCAGCCCTACGTGCAGGGCTACCTGGCGGTCAGCTCGCTCTACCTCTACCTGAAGAACGGCAACGACATCGGCGGCGGCAAACCGGTGCTGACCGGGCCGTCCTTCGTGGACTCGGCGAACATCGAGAAGATCCTGCCGTTCACCGAGAAGAACACCCGGTGA
- the iolC gene encoding 5-dehydro-2-deoxygluconokinase, translating into MSAHEVLTMGRIGVDLYPEQAGVGLAEVRTFAKFLGGSPSNVAVAAARYGRRAAVITRVGADPFGGYLRSALRGFGVDDRFVAEVDGLPTPVTFCEIFPPDRFPLYFYRYPQAPDMMIFPYELDAAAIRAAGIFWATGTGLSAEPSREATLTALRCRERTGVTVLDLDWRPMFWQEPPQHVYTEALAHATVAVGNLDEVEIATGTRDPEAAADALLRSGVELAVIKQGPAGVMARSRTERARSEPVPVKVINGLGAGDAFGGALCHGLLAGWPLQASLDFANAAGALVAGRLACADAMPTEPEVRAMLRPEEGNDSRERVGDHIREGPGDGCGGGTGNGFGGSAGDGLREGAGHG; encoded by the coding sequence ATGTCCGCACACGAGGTCCTCACGATGGGGCGGATCGGCGTCGACCTGTATCCGGAGCAGGCCGGGGTGGGGCTCGCGGAGGTGCGGACCTTCGCCAAGTTCCTCGGCGGGAGTCCGTCCAATGTGGCGGTGGCCGCCGCGCGATATGGCCGGCGGGCCGCGGTGATCACCCGGGTGGGCGCGGATCCGTTCGGCGGTTATCTGCGGTCGGCGTTGCGCGGCTTCGGGGTGGACGATCGGTTCGTCGCCGAGGTGGACGGCTTGCCGACGCCGGTGACCTTCTGTGAGATCTTCCCGCCGGACCGGTTCCCGCTCTATTTCTACCGCTACCCCCAAGCCCCGGACATGATGATTTTTCCGTACGAACTGGACGCGGCGGCGATCCGGGCAGCGGGGATCTTCTGGGCGACCGGGACCGGTCTGAGCGCGGAGCCGAGTCGAGAAGCCACCTTGACCGCGCTGAGATGTCGCGAAAGAACGGGCGTGACGGTGCTCGATCTGGACTGGCGGCCGATGTTCTGGCAGGAGCCACCCCAGCACGTCTACACCGAGGCCCTGGCCCACGCCACGGTGGCGGTGGGCAACCTCGACGAGGTGGAGATCGCGACCGGCACCCGCGACCCGGAGGCGGCCGCCGACGCGCTGCTGCGGTCCGGTGTGGAGCTGGCCGTGATCAAGCAGGGCCCGGCCGGAGTGATGGCGCGGAGCCGGACCGAGCGGGCCCGGTCCGAGCCGGTGCCGGTCAAGGTGATCAACGGGCTCGGCGCGGGCGATGCCTTCGGCGGAGCCCTCTGCCACGGCCTGCTCGCGGGTTGGCCGCTGCAGGCGTCGCTCGACTTCGCGAACGCGGCGGGGGCGCTGGTCGCCGGACGCTTGGCCTGTGCCGACGCGATGCCCACCGAGCCGGAGGTCCGGGCGATGCTCCGCCCGGAGGAGGGGAACGACAGCCGGGAGAGGGTGGGAGACCACATCCGCGAGGGGCCGGGGGACGGGTGCGGCGGGGGAACCGGGAACGGCTTCGGTGGCAGTGCCGGGGATGGCCTCCGGGAGGGGGCCGGGCATGGCTGA
- the iolD gene encoding 3D-(3,5/4)-trihydroxycyclohexane-1,2-dione acylhydrolase (decyclizing) — protein MKHRLTVAQAVVRFLANQFTERDGIRQRAVAGFLGIFGHGNVAGIGQALLQAQRTGSPEMSYLLARNEQAMVHTAVGYARMRNRLSTLACTASIGPGSTNMLTGAALATVNRIPVLLLPSDVFATRVAVPVLQELEDPRSGDVSVNDAFRPLSRFFDRVWRPEQLPAALLGAMRVLTDPVETGAVTVCLPQDLQTEAYDYPDELFAERIWHVTRPAPDPLAVERAAAVIRGARRPLIVAGGGVIYSEATAQLDRFARETGIPVADTQAGKGALSWDHPNAVGGVGATGSPVANRLAGHADVVLGIGTRYSDFTTASRTAFRHPQVRFVNLNVASFDAGKLSALPLVADARAGLAALRPALHGRRFTGDFHDDVAAWNATVDRAYRGSKSNHLPTQAEVIGVVNDACGARDVVVQAAGSLPGDLQRLFRARDPKQYHVEYGYSCMGFEIAGALGIKLADPAREVYALVGDGSYLMMAQELVTAIAEGVKLIVVLVQNHGFASIGALSEQVGSQRFGTSYRFKSAQTGDYDGALLPVDLAANAESLGAAVIRCRTAADLAEGLKRAREADRLTVLHIETDPLAGGPGSESWWDVPVAEVATLHSTRHARTGYLEGKRDQRHHLRPGG, from the coding sequence GTGAAGCACCGGCTCACCGTCGCGCAGGCGGTGGTGCGTTTCCTGGCGAACCAGTTCACCGAGCGCGACGGCATCCGGCAACGGGCGGTCGCCGGGTTCCTCGGCATCTTCGGGCACGGCAACGTGGCCGGGATCGGGCAGGCGCTGCTGCAGGCGCAGCGCACCGGGTCCCCGGAGATGTCCTACCTGCTGGCCCGCAACGAGCAGGCGATGGTGCACACCGCGGTGGGCTACGCCCGGATGCGCAACCGGCTGTCCACCCTGGCCTGCACCGCCTCGATCGGCCCGGGCTCCACCAACATGCTGACCGGCGCGGCGCTGGCCACCGTCAACCGGATCCCGGTGCTGCTGCTGCCCTCCGACGTCTTCGCCACCCGGGTCGCCGTCCCGGTGCTGCAGGAGCTGGAGGATCCCCGCTCCGGCGACGTGTCGGTCAACGACGCGTTCCGGCCGCTGTCGAGGTTCTTCGACCGGGTCTGGCGCCCGGAGCAGCTGCCGGCCGCGCTGCTCGGCGCGATGCGGGTGCTGACCGACCCGGTGGAGACCGGCGCGGTCACCGTCTGCCTGCCGCAGGATCTGCAGACCGAGGCGTACGACTACCCCGACGAGCTGTTCGCCGAGCGGATCTGGCACGTCACCCGCCCGGCCCCGGACCCGCTCGCGGTGGAGCGCGCCGCCGCGGTGATCCGGGGTGCCCGCCGCCCGCTGATCGTGGCCGGCGGCGGGGTGATCTACTCGGAGGCGACCGCGCAGCTCGACCGGTTCGCCCGGGAGACCGGCATCCCGGTGGCCGACACCCAGGCCGGCAAGGGCGCGCTCAGCTGGGACCACCCGAACGCGGTGGGTGGCGTCGGCGCGACTGGCAGCCCGGTGGCGAACCGGCTGGCCGGGCACGCCGACGTGGTGCTCGGCATCGGCACCCGGTACTCCGATTTCACCACCGCCTCGCGGACCGCGTTCCGGCATCCGCAGGTCCGGTTCGTCAACCTCAACGTGGCCTCCTTCGACGCCGGGAAACTGTCCGCGCTGCCGCTGGTCGCGGATGCCCGGGCCGGGCTGGCGGCGCTCCGCCCGGCCCTGCACGGACGGCGGTTCACCGGCGACTTCCACGACGACGTGGCCGCCTGGAACGCGACGGTGGACCGGGCGTACCGGGGAAGCAAGAGCAACCACCTGCCCACCCAGGCCGAAGTGATCGGGGTGGTGAACGACGCGTGCGGAGCACGCGACGTCGTGGTGCAGGCGGCCGGCAGCCTGCCGGGCGACCTGCAACGGCTGTTCCGGGCCCGGGACCCGAAGCAGTACCACGTCGAGTACGGCTACTCCTGCATGGGCTTCGAGATCGCCGGCGCCCTGGGGATCAAGCTGGCCGACCCGGCCCGCGAGGTGTACGCGCTGGTCGGCGACGGCTCCTACCTGATGATGGCGCAGGAGCTGGTGACCGCGATCGCCGAGGGCGTGAAGCTGATCGTGGTGCTGGTGCAGAACCACGGCTTCGCGTCGATCGGCGCGCTCTCCGAGCAGGTCGGCTCGCAACGGTTCGGCACCAGCTACCGGTTCAAGAGCGCGCAGACCGGCGACTACGACGGCGCGCTGCTCCCGGTCGACCTGGCGGCCAACGCGGAGAGCCTGGGTGCCGCGGTGATCCGCTGCCGGACCGCGGCCGACCTGGCCGAGGGCCTGAAACGGGCGCGCGAGGCGGACCGGCTGACCGTGCTGCACATCGAGACCGACCCGCTGGCCGGCGGGCCCGGCTCGGAGTCGTGGTGGGACGTGCCGGTGGCCGAGGTGGCCACCCTGCACAGCACCCGGCACGCCCGCACCGGATACCTGGAGGGCAAGCGCGACCAGCGGCATCACCTGCGACCCGGAGGCTGA
- the iolB gene encoding 5-deoxy-glucuronate isomerase — MAEARANPLVRRGSTAERPFEVVVSPENAGWRHSGLRVVNLPVGGRVKFHTGHDEVLVLPLTGGCDVACDDERLTLTGRRSVFSRVTDFAYLPRDTVITLRAPNGGRFALPAARARRQLPFRYGPAEDVPVELRGAGQASRQVNNFCTPESFEADALIAVEVLTPGGNWSSYPPHKHDEDSPEESRLEEIYYFEVAPSPSGRPGCGYQRVYGHPDRPIDVCAEIRTGDVVLIPYGWHGPSMASPGYDLYYLNVMAGPGERRWLIRDDPAHGWVRGTWTTQKIDPRLPLTTARERRRM, encoded by the coding sequence ATGGCTGAGGCCCGGGCCAATCCGCTGGTCCGCCGGGGCAGCACCGCGGAGCGCCCGTTCGAGGTGGTGGTCAGCCCGGAGAACGCCGGCTGGCGGCACAGCGGCCTGCGGGTGGTGAACCTGCCGGTCGGCGGCCGGGTCAAGTTCCACACCGGCCACGACGAGGTGCTGGTCCTGCCGCTCACCGGCGGCTGCGACGTGGCCTGCGACGACGAGCGGCTCACCCTGACCGGCCGCCGCTCGGTCTTCTCCCGGGTCACCGACTTCGCCTACCTGCCGCGGGACACCGTGATCACCCTGCGGGCGCCGAACGGCGGCCGGTTCGCGCTGCCCGCCGCCCGGGCCCGGCGGCAGCTGCCGTTCCGCTACGGACCGGCCGAGGACGTGCCGGTCGAGCTGCGCGGCGCCGGGCAGGCCAGCCGGCAGGTCAACAACTTCTGCACGCCCGAGTCGTTCGAGGCGGACGCGCTGATCGCGGTCGAGGTGCTCACCCCGGGCGGCAACTGGTCGTCCTACCCGCCGCACAAGCACGACGAGGACTCTCCCGAGGAGAGCCGGCTGGAGGAGATCTACTACTTCGAGGTGGCGCCGTCCCCGTCCGGCCGGCCGGGCTGCGGGTACCAGCGGGTCTACGGCCATCCGGACCGCCCGATCGACGTCTGCGCCGAGATCCGCACCGGTGACGTGGTGCTGATCCCGTACGGCTGGCACGGCCCGTCGATGGCGTCCCCCGGTTACGACCTCTACTACCTGAACGTGATGGCCGGCCCCGGTGAGCGCCGCTGGCTGATCCGCGACGACCCGGCGCACGGCTGGGTCCGCGGCACCTGGACGACCCAGAAGATCGACCCTCGGTTACCGCTGACCACGGCCCGGGAGCGGAGGCGGATGTGA
- a CDS encoding CoA-acylating methylmalonate-semialdehyde dehydrogenase — MSVIEHWIGGRFTAGVSTRRSPVYQPATGLRQHEVLLGEPDDVDAAVTAAAAAFEDWREESLSRRTKVLFAFRELVNARAGRLAEIVSDEHGKVLSDAAGEVQRGLEVIEFACGIPSLVAGSYSHQASAGVDVFDFREPLGVCAGITPFNFPAMVPMWMHPIAIACGNTFVLKPSERDPSASGFVAELWREAGLPDGVFNVVHGDKVAVDAILAHPGIAAVSFVGSTPIARYIHQQASAAGKRVQALGGAKNHAVVLPDADLDFAADHLAASAFGSAGQRCMAISAAVAVGGAADELVDLVSRKAGEVVVGPGRDPASEMGPVITAAAKDRIEGLVAAGERQGATLAVDGRGIKIPGYENGFFVGPTVLDRVAAGMDVYREEVFGPVLSVLRVPGVDEAIDLINSNPYGNGTALFTGSGAAARRFQRGVRVGMIGINVPIPVPMAYHSFGGWKDSLFGQSHIYGPEGVAFYTRAKVVTQRWPGEESSGASLHFPTAR; from the coding sequence ATGAGCGTGATCGAGCACTGGATCGGTGGCCGGTTCACGGCGGGTGTGTCGACCCGCCGGTCGCCGGTCTACCAACCGGCGACCGGGCTGCGGCAGCACGAGGTGCTGCTCGGCGAACCGGACGATGTGGACGCCGCGGTGACCGCGGCCGCGGCCGCCTTCGAGGACTGGCGCGAGGAGTCGCTGAGCCGGCGCACCAAGGTGCTGTTCGCGTTCCGCGAGCTGGTCAACGCGCGGGCCGGGCGGCTCGCCGAGATCGTCTCGGACGAGCACGGCAAGGTGCTCTCCGACGCGGCCGGCGAGGTCCAGCGCGGCCTCGAGGTGATCGAGTTCGCCTGCGGCATCCCGTCGCTGGTGGCCGGCTCCTACTCGCACCAGGCGTCGGCCGGCGTCGACGTCTTCGACTTCCGCGAGCCGCTCGGGGTCTGCGCCGGCATCACCCCGTTCAACTTCCCGGCCATGGTGCCGATGTGGATGCACCCGATCGCGATCGCCTGCGGCAACACGTTCGTGCTCAAGCCCAGCGAGCGGGACCCGTCGGCGTCCGGCTTCGTGGCCGAGCTGTGGCGCGAGGCCGGGCTGCCGGACGGCGTCTTCAACGTGGTGCACGGCGACAAGGTGGCGGTCGACGCGATCCTGGCGCATCCCGGGATCGCCGCGGTGTCGTTCGTCGGGTCCACCCCGATCGCCAGGTACATCCACCAGCAGGCGAGCGCGGCCGGCAAGCGGGTGCAGGCGCTCGGCGGGGCGAAGAACCACGCGGTGGTGCTGCCCGACGCCGACCTGGACTTCGCGGCCGACCACCTGGCCGCCTCCGCGTTCGGCTCGGCCGGGCAGCGCTGCATGGCGATCTCCGCCGCGGTCGCCGTCGGCGGCGCCGCCGACGAGCTGGTCGACCTGGTCAGCCGCAAGGCCGGCGAGGTGGTGGTCGGCCCGGGCCGGGACCCGGCCAGCGAGATGGGCCCGGTGATCACCGCGGCCGCCAAGGACCGGATCGAGGGCCTGGTCGCGGCGGGGGAGCGGCAGGGCGCGACGCTCGCGGTGGACGGGCGGGGGATCAAGATCCCGGGGTACGAGAACGGCTTCTTCGTCGGCCCGACCGTGCTGGACCGGGTCGCCGCCGGGATGGACGTCTACCGCGAGGAGGTGTTCGGCCCAGTGCTGTCGGTGCTCCGGGTGCCGGGCGTCGACGAGGCGATCGACCTGATCAACAGCAATCCGTACGGCAACGGCACCGCCCTGTTCACCGGCAGCGGCGCGGCGGCCCGCCGGTTCCAGCGCGGCGTGCGGGTCGGGATGATCGGGATCAACGTGCCGATCCCGGTGCCGATGGCGTACCACTCGTTCGGCGGCTGGAAGGACTCGCTGTTCGGGCAGAGCCACATCTACGGGCCGGAGGGAGTGGCCTTCTACACCCGGGCCAAGGTGGTCACCCAGCGCTGGCCGGGCGAGGAGAGCTCCGGGGCGTCGCTGCACTTCCCGACGGCGCGGTGA